TTTAAAGAATATGAAGCTGCAAAAGAACGCGGCGTATCTGTCCAGTCGTATATTTCGGAGGATCAATCGAGAGATGATCAAAAAGCGAAAGAAAACCGAAATGACGTTAAACAGAAACCGGTTAATGGGACGAAAGAGAATAAAGGTTCAGAAAAAGCAAAAGATCCGAAAAAAGGTCCAAATGACAATTCAAGCAAGTCAAACGGAAAATCGGACAAACCTTCAACCTCAAAAAAAGACCAGACAACAGAAAAAGAATTAAACGGTAAGAATAATGAAAATCATGGTAAAAAACATAACAATGGTTCTCAAGTGAAAAAAGAGGCTTCTAAAAAACAGTCTCCATCAAACAATCCATCTTCTAATCGTAATAACAACACTTTCGATCACCATAAAGAAAATGGTGGCGAAAAAAATAGAAACAGAGAAAACCACAAGCAAAATCGTTGGAATGAAAACAAAGATAACGGTAAGCAAGACAAAGGAAAAGGACACAATCACTAATCTTCATTGAATCCTGTAAGACCGCTTCCATTAGCGGTCTTTTTTCTTTACAATAAGTTCATACGAGTTAAACGGAAGGAGATGTGATTCTTGTGGCTAGATGGCAAGATAAAGTAAAAGAATTGACACCAGCACAAGCGATCGTATCGTATTACTTTATCGCGATTGCGATTTCCGTTATTTTATTGAACTTGCCTGGGACTCATCAAAAAGGTGTGGAAGTACCTTTTATCGATAGCGTTTTTACGGCAGTTAGTGCAGTCAGTGTTACGGGTTTAACCGTTGTAAATATCTCCGAAACTTACTCTGTCTTTGGGATTGTCATGCTAATGCTGGTACTTCAACTTGGTGGAATTGGCGTTATGTCACTAGGTACATTTGTGTGGTTATTGGTAGGAAAAAAAATCGGCATGCGAGAACGTCAACTTATTCAAATGGATCATAACCAGCATTCGCTTGCTGGGTTAGTAAATCTAATCATTGAAATTATCCGTATCCTATTATTAATTGAATTTATTGGTGCAATGATTCTCACATTTTATTTCTTAAAATATTACGATTCGTTTTCAGAAGCGTTATTGAATGGAGTCTTCGCAACGATATCAGCCACTACAAACGGTGGTTTTGATATTACAGGCGAATCGTTGGTTCCTTATTTTAACGACTACTTTGTCCAAATTATTGTAATGGTACTAATTATTTTAGGTGCAATAGGATTCCCAGTATTAATAGAAGTAAAAGCATTTTTATCCAATAAACATCCGAATTTCCGGTTTTCATTATTTGCCAAAATAACGACGGTTACTTTCGGAATACTCTTAGTGGTGGGCAGTGTTGCTATTTATTTATTGGAATCGTTTCATTCCTTTAAAGGCATGAAGTGGCACGAAGCTATTTTTGCTTCGATTTTTCACTCGGTTTCTTCTAGGTCAGGTGGTCTCACTACTTTCGACATCACTCAGTTTAGTGAAGGTACCAATGTGTTTGTAAGTGCTATGATGTTTATCGGTGCATCTCCCAGTTCTGTGGGTGGAGGTATACGGACCACGACCTTTGCAATCGCAATTCTATTTTTG
The Paenisporosarcina cavernae genome window above contains:
- a CDS encoding TrkH family potassium uptake protein encodes the protein MARWQDKVKELTPAQAIVSYYFIAIAISVILLNLPGTHQKGVEVPFIDSVFTAVSAVSVTGLTVVNISETYSVFGIVMLMLVLQLGGIGVMSLGTFVWLLVGKKIGMRERQLIQMDHNQHSLAGLVNLIIEIIRILLLIEFIGAMILTFYFLKYYDSFSEALLNGVFATISATTNGGFDITGESLVPYFNDYFVQIIVMVLIILGAIGFPVLIEVKAFLSNKHPNFRFSLFAKITTVTFGILLVVGSVAIYLLESFHSFKGMKWHEAIFASIFHSVSSRSGGLTTFDITQFSEGTNVFVSAMMFIGASPSSVGGGIRTTTFAIAILFLINFARGKDNIQVFNREIHLIDVFRSYAVIILAIFMVLISTILLTISDPTIPIGSLVFEITSAFGTCGMSLGVTPNLSPFGKVLIMLLMFIGRVGLISFIFTIGGRAEKTKYHFPKERVIIG